The Rhizobium sp. BG4 genomic sequence CTCTGCTTCTGACCTTCGTCGGCACCTTCTACGAAACCGAGGGCGCCTGGCTGATCGGCGCGCCCGAGATCCGCACCATGCCGGTCCTGATGATCACCTTCATCAACAACCAGATCGTCGTCCAATATGGCGCCGTGCTTTCGGTGATGCTCTGGGTGCCGTCCTTCATCGCCTTGATGTTTGCCCGCCGCGTCGTCGGAACAGGTGCATTCGCCCGGGGCTTCGGTGCATAATATGATTGGGTTCTGCCCGAAGAGAGGCTGCAAATGGCACGTTTGACGATCAACGGCGTTTCGAAGAGCTTCGGCACGTCTTTCGCCGTGCGCGATTTCTCGCTCGATGTCGAGGACGGCGAACTCGTCTGCCTTCTCGGCCCCTCCGGCTCCGGCAAGTCGACGTTGCTGCGCATGATCGGCGGCTTCGAGCGCCCGACCGGCGGTTCGATCCTGATCGACGCCAAGGATGTCACCGGCCTCCCGCCAGAAAAGCGCCCGACCGGCATGGTGTTCCAGAGCCATGCGCTCTGGACGCATATGGACGTCTTCAACAACATCGCCTTCGGCCTGAAGCTGCGGCATTTGCCGAAGACCGAAATCCGCGACCGCGTCGAAGGCGCGCTCGAACTGGTCGGTCTTTCGAACTACGGCAAGCGCCAGACCACACAGCTCTCCGGCGGGCAGCAGCAGCGCGTCGCGCTGGCGCGTTCGCTCGTGCTCGAGCCGAAGATCCTGCTGCTCGACGAGCCCTTCGCCAGCCTCGACCAGCATCTGCGCGAGCGGTTGCGCGAAGAGGTCAAGGATATCCAGCAGCGCCTCGGCATCACCACGCTGTTCGTCACCCACGGGCAGGATGAGGCGCTGGCGCTCGCCGACCGCATCGTCGTCATGCGTGACGGCGGCACGGAGCAGATCGCGCCGCCGGATGTCATATATCGGGAGCCGCGGACTGCCTTCGTTGCCGGTTTCATCGGCTCGATGAATTTCGTCCGCACGACCATCAGGAACGGGATCAGCGAGCATCCGGCCTTTCCGCTCACTGTTCCTGTCAGCGACGGTGAG encodes the following:
- a CDS encoding ABC transporter ATP-binding protein, whose product is MARLTINGVSKSFGTSFAVRDFSLDVEDGELVCLLGPSGSGKSTLLRMIGGFERPTGGSILIDAKDVTGLPPEKRPTGMVFQSHALWTHMDVFNNIAFGLKLRHLPKTEIRDRVEGALELVGLSNYGKRQTTQLSGGQQQRVALARSLVLEPKILLLDEPFASLDQHLRERLREEVKDIQQRLGITTLFVTHGQDEALALADRIVVMRDGGTEQIAPPDVIYREPRTAFVAGFIGSMNFVRTTIRNGISEHPAFPLTVPVSDGEVEIAFRPEALSLSPSEKKAASVHRTIDFGTHKLVDIDLADGSRLKSMTAPDTNWSKGSFVEPKVAAYFAFRDNGLVYQSPQAGHQGQRQVFGHV